GAAAATCCTGCACCGGCCCGGCGCCCGAAGGCGACAGCAGTTCGAACTCGCTGCGCCCCGCGTGCATCACACGGCGGTGGGCGCCGGCGATGCGAAGCTCGTCGTCTCGCACCTGCTGCGCCTCGAAAACATCGCGAAACGTCGCCGCCGCGCGATCGATGTCGTTTACGGCTATCTGGACACGGTCGACCTGCTCCAGCATGCAGTCCTCCATCCGGCGCGTTCAGGCGGTCATCGTAGGCAGCGGACTGTTCGTGTGCAATACCGCCCAGCCCCTAGAATGCACTCAGCCTTGTATCCGTCATCGCCTCGAAAGGAGATGCCCCGTGGCTACCCAGATCCCTCCCGAACTTCGACCGCCTCCGGCAGACGAGCGCGCGCGCGACGAAGGGGGCCTTTCCTCGGTCGTGCGCGTGATACTGACGGCGTTCTCGTTCCTGCTCCTGATTCCACCGTGGGGGTTCATCGTCTGGTTCTACTCCGTGAAGATCGTGTCGGAGTACGAACGAGGCGTGATCTTCCGGCTCGGCCGGCTCGTCGGCGCGAAGGGGCCGGGACTATTCGTGATCCTGCCGATCGTCGACCGCATGGTGAAGGTCGACCTGCGCACGGTGACGATGGACGTGCCAAGCCAGGAGTGCATCACGCGCGACAACGTGACCGTGAAGGTCAACGCCGTGATCTACTTCCGCGTCACCGATCCCGAGGACTCGGTCGTGGCCGTGCTGGACCATTTCCGCGCGACGTCCCAGATCTCGCAGACGACGCTGCGGAGCGTGCTCGGCCAGTCGAACCTGGACGATCTGCTCTCGGAACGCGAGCAGATCAACGCGCAGCTTCAGCAGATCATCGACGAGCAGACCGAGCCGTGGGGCGTCAAGGTCTCGACCGTCGAAGTGAAGGACGTGGAGCTGCCGCAGAGCATGCAGCGGGCGATGGCGCGCCAGGCCGAAGCCGAGCGCGAGCGTCGCGCCAAGATCATCCACGCCGAGGGCGAGCTGCAGGCGTCCGAGCGTCTCGCCGAGGCGGGTCGCATCATGGCGGCGGAACCGGCGACGATGCAGCTTCGCTTCCTGCAGACGCTATCGGAGGTGGCGGCCGAGAAGAACAGCACGATCGTGTTCCCGGTGCCGATCGATCTCCTGAACCTGGTGATCAACACTAGTCGCGCGAACGACGGCGGCGGCGACGGCGGCCGGCCGCGCGTCCGCGTCGGTGGCGGCGGCGGCGAGAGCCGTCCGGAGAGCGAGCCGCCGAGCCGCGAAGGTACGGTCAGTTAGCGCGCCGCGGCGGCGCCCACCGTCGCACTGCCAGTGCGGCGCCGAAGCAGATCGCGATGCCGGCGGCCATAAGCAGCGTCAGGCCCCACGTCCACGCGACGGCATCGCGCTCGACGAACGTGATGATGATGATGCCGGCAAGCAGGCGCGCGATCGCGAAGACCAGCAGCACGCGCAACGCGAACTGCAGCTTCGAGACGAATCCGCGCCACATACCCATGCGTCGATTCTATCGCGATCTCGCCGCGAGACGATCGCGGCGAACGCCGGACGGAGGGCGCTGAGACATGGCACGGCTTGACGTCCGCACGTTCATCGCCGCCGCGCCCGAGGTGGTGTGGGACGTCGTCACCGACCTGGAGCGCCAGCGCGACTGGATGGTCGACCTGCGCGCGCTGGAGATCGTCTCGGAGGCGAAGATCGGCGCCGGCGTCGTGATGCACGTGACGAGCGAGTTGTTCGGCATGCCCGTCGTGAAGGACGTGATGACGATCACGGCGTGGGAGCCGCCGCACCGCATGGACGTATCGCACAGCGGCCAGTTCTCCGGCACCGGCGCGTTCATCCTCGAACGGATCGACAACGGCACGATCTTCACCTGGATCGAGGAGTTCGCGCCGCCGCTCGGGCCGCTCGGCGAAGCCGGATTCGCGCTCGTCGTGCGGCCGCACATGGCGCGCGTCTTCCGGCGGTCGCTGGCCAACGTCAAGCGCATCGCGGAAGAGCGCGCGGGCGGCGCAGGGGCGTCATCGCCGTAGGGTGACATCGCCGGCCTCTACCATGACGAGTTGATTGTCCGAGGTGCGCACGATCAGCGCGCCGTGCTCGTCGACGTCTTCCGCAAGGCCTTCGACGATGCGGCCGGGCATCGTCGCCTGCACCTGCTGGCCGAGCGTCACAAGGCGCGCTCGCCACGCGTCGCGCGGCGAAGCGCCGGCCTTCGCTTCGTTGTAGAGCCGCTCGAAATGGAGCAGCATCGATGCCAGCAGCGGCTCGCGCTCGACCGTGCGGCCAAGCTCGACCGCGAGACTCGTGGCGATGTCGCGGATGTCTTCGTGGGCGCGAGGGTCGAAGTTCACGTTGAGGCCGATGCCGGCGAGCACCGCGCTGGCGCCGCCGTCGTCGATCTCCGACTCGATGAGGATGCCGGCGATCTTCCTGCCGGAGACTTGCACGTCGTTGGGCCACTTGATGGCCGCGCGGACGTCGGTCTCTTCCACGGCATCGGCGACGGCGAGCGGCGCAATCATCGCGACCTGGCGGAGGACGGGCGCGGGCGGCCGCAGGAGCAGCGTGAACGTCAGGTTAGCGGCCGGCGGCGTCACCCACGAGCGTCCCATGCGTCCGCGCCCGGCGGTCTGCTCGTCGGCGACGGCGACGGTGCCTTCGACGGCGTTGTGATGGGCGGCGGCGCGGGCGAGGTCCATCGTCGAGCCGACGACGGGCTCGAAAATCAGGTTGCGGCCGAAGGCTTCGGTGCGGAGGAGGTCGTGGAAGCGCGTCACGTCGAACGGCGGGTGGGTCATCGCCTGCCTCTCGCAACTTGATTGATCTGAAAAACGATTTTGCAAATCGGGGTCATCTGAACCTGCACGTGATTGTGTCGTTTTGATTGAGACGGCCGCGCGGCGTCCGGCGCGGGACTGCGGCTTCCCGACAACCCAAGACGAGCAACGACTACCATGGGGCGATCGTAGCATGGGGCGCGAGCCCGTTCGCAGCGTGGGTGTCACCGGGAACAAAGCGGCGCGGCGGGGCGTCAGGATGGGAGAGATGGTGAGCGGAAGGGGAGATGTCGTGGGGCCGACGGCAGACAGCAAACGGCAAACAGCAAAGGTCGGCTGGGAGACAGCTAACAGCAAACGGCAAACGGCAAAGCGCGTTTCGCTGCTGGTACTCGCTCTGGGCGCGGCGCTGGCGCTCGTGGCGTCCGCGTGCGGCGGTGACGACGCGGATAGCTCCGACGTGCCCGCCGCGACGCCGACACCGGGGCGCATCGTCGTCGACGCGCCGATCGACGAGGCGGAGCTGATCACGCGCGAGAGCTTCCCGCCGCAGTACGCCGTGCGCGTCGTCGTCGGCATCACCGACGGCTGCCACGAGTTCGAGAGCGTCGAGGCCGTGCGTGCCGCCGAGACGATCACGATCGTTGCGAAGGCGACGACGATCGACGACCGGGAGGCGGTCTGCACGCAGATCTACGGCACGCACGAAGAGACCGTCGAGCTGGGCAGCGATTTTGATGCCGGCGTAACGTACACGGTGGTCGCCGGCGACTTCACGTTCGAGATCGTCGGTGAGGGGGAGTAGAGTACTGTCTAACCGCGAGCGAGCGCCTTCGTGCTCGCTGACCTTTGCCATTACGGAGTGAACGATAAGGGCCAACAACGGCAGGTGGCTAGCATCGTTAGCGAGCCATCTTGTAAAATCTCCTCCGAGAGGGAGCATGGCCCATAACTCACACGGTTCAAGACCCGCGCCACCCCCAGCCTGTGTGCGGGCTGGCGCGAGCTCAATGAAAGACCGGTGCCAACAGGGCGACTCGTATCGGCGCGCGATTAATCAGCCGCTCGCAGCCGCGAGTTGTAGGAGAGCTGCGGATCACAATGGTAACTAACCGGACGCTGGCTAAGATCGTTTCGCGGCCGCCCGTCAACGACAGGTACAAGAGGCAGTTGACGCGCGTTAAGAAGCGGGGCGAGCAAATCGATAAGATTCACGCCGCGGTCGAGGAGGTCATCGTAAACCTCCCAGCTGCCACCCCCGGATCGTTAGTTGTGTATGGGGACCCCCAGAGTGGCAAGACGGAGATGATGATTTGCCTGACTGCTCGGCTTCTTGACAAAGGGCATAAAACGATCGTTCACCTCATGAATGACAGCGTCGATCTCCTCATGCAGAGCCTCGATCGATTCAAGTTGGCCGGACTTGCTCCAGCTCCCCGTAATGCGGCCGACCTCGCGAACTCGCCATTGGTACCGGGTCACAGCGCTGTTGTGTTCTGCAAGAAGAATCCGAAAGATCTGGAGAAGTTGATTGGACAACTCAAGCATTGTCGTCCTGTGGTGATCATCGATGACGAGGCGGACTATGCAACGCCCAACGCCAAGATCAACAAGAACGAGAAGACGCGTATCAACAGCTTAGTTGGGGACTTACTGGGAACGGACGGCAGATATATTGGCGTTACAGCGACACCCGCTCGGCTTAATCTGAATAACACCTTTGACAACAAGGCGGAAACGTGGGTCAACTTTGGACCGCACGATGCCTACACCGGACAAGATACGTTCTTCCCGGCGACAACCGCGGCGGCGTACCGCCTAATGCTGATCAAAGGGATTGGAACCGCGAATGACGCCCGGCGAGCTCTTGCCAGATTCCTTGTCACAGTCGCGTATCTCAATATCTTGGCTATGCGGAAAGGCGATGACGAGGGAAATTACAGCTTTCTCGTCCATACCAGCGGCAAGACGGACGATCACGCCGCCGACAGGAAGAACGTTGAAGCGCCGATGCAGGCTCTCATCAGCGGAAAGGGTCCTGCTTTCCACGCCTTCGTGAAGGTGATTTACGACCAGGCGACGGCGTTATACCCAATGGCTAACCCCGAGAAGCTGACCAGCTACGTCCTCTCCAACGCATCGCGCAGTTCATTCGTGGTCCTGAATAGCAAGCGAGATCGAGCCTCTGCCGGGGACAAACCAACCCTGCCAACCTGCCCGTTCACGGTGATTATAGGAGGAAACATCGTTTCTCGAGGAGTCACTTTCCCGAACCTCTTGGCCATGTTCTTCACACGTGACGTCCAAGCCAGACTCCAGCAAGACACGTACATCCAGCGCGCAAGAATGTTTGGGGCGAGAGGCGAATACTTGGAGCACTTTGAGCTCACGATCCCCGAACGCCTTTACGGCGACTGGCACCGCTGCTTCGTATTTCATCGGCTCGCACTTCAATCGATCAAGAACAATAAGGTCTCGCCCGTCTGGATAGGCGATGCCAGGATCTCAATCGCGGCCTCGTCTAGCATCGATCGCGGAACGGTGGACCCTAACAAGGGCGAGATGTCCTTTCAGATCTTCGTCTGTCCCGATCTTGCGAAGTTGGACCAGATCGTCGGGATCGATCCGACGAATCTCGAGACGCTTCGCCGTTTGGCTAGGGAAGTGGGCGAAGGCTTGCCGCCCTTCCTGATCGAGTATCTAAAGGCTGCTCTCAAGGTCGCGCCGGGCGCTTTGGCGATACACACGTCTAGTTCTATCGAAGGCTACAAGGCCGGAGCTGACCAACGGGCCATATCCCGAACGAAAGGATTCTTTGGGAACCCTCAACTAGAGCCGGCGAAGTTTCCTAATGCGATTCACCACGTAAAGATCTTTCACAACGGCAAAGGCAAGGCGCGCCTTTTCTATAAGAACCTAGGAGGTGTGCAGTTCGTTCAGAATCTCAAAGGATGACGCGCTTAGAGAGCGATCCAAGGTGTCCCTTGCCCCGCATGAAGCTCCCAATCGCGGGTGATATGACGAGATGTTGAGTGTCCATAAGCAGACCGTGTTTGAGGCGCTTGGGCGCAACCCTATCCATCCATTTCCCGCGCGAATGGCTCCCGGAATAGCGATGAAGGCGCTCGGCCAAGCTGGCCCCACGCTTAGGGTTCTTGATCCGATGGCCGGCTCTGGCACCGTGCTCGCCGTGGCGAGAGCCCAAGGGCACAGAGCCTTTGGAGTGGACCTAGATCCCCTCGCGGTGCTTCTTTCAGACGTCTGGACGCGGAGCATTGAGCCCGAGGACATTCGCGGTAGCGCGAGAATTGTGTTGCGCCGGGCAGAACGCGAACTCGTAGAGACGGGATCCGCGCGTGCGTATCCACGCCGTAGCGACCGAGAGACGCGCGATTTCATTCGTTACTGGTTTGACGCTCACTCACGCCGACAGCTAACGGCCCTCTCGCTCGTGATCTCTCGGATCCGTGAAGAGACGACACGAAAGGTACTTTGGTGCGGCTTCTCACGTTTGATTATCACGAAGCAGGCTGGAGCCTCGCTGGCGATGGACTTGTCCCACAGTCGCCCGCATAAAAAGTTTGACCGAGCTCCGATCGAGCCTTTTAGTCGGTTTGTCGCCGCAGTGGATGCGGTTGTTGCTAACTGTCCGCAAGTGGGCCGAGGACAAGTTGGACCCCCTGCAGTCGTTCGGGAAGGCGACGCCCGAAACCTTCCGATTCGCGACCGGTCGATCGATCTTGTGTTGACCTCTCCGCCCTATCTAAACGCGATTGATTACCTGCGTTGCAGCAAGTTTGCCCTGGTATGGATGGGTTACACAGTCGCCGACTTGCGCAAGATCCGAGGCATGTGCATAGGGAGTGAGGTGTCGCTAAGTGCGGGACGCGAGCCGGACTGGATGCCTGCTTTGTTAGACGAACTTCGTCTGCGCCCGCCACTATCGGATAGAAATCGAGCGATAATGGCGCGCTATATTACGGATATGGATCGTGCCGTGGCCGAAGTAGCGCGCGTGTTGAGGCCAGGCGGGCGCGCGGTCTATGTCGTCGGTGATTCAACCGTTCGAGGAACCTTTGTCCGCAATTCGACGGCCGTAGCCAGCCTTGCACGGCGACATGGCCTCTCGCTGATATCGCGTCAGTCAAGGTCTTTACCTCCGAATCGCCGCTACTTGCCACCGCCCACCAGTGATAAGGCATCACCGACACTCAGCGCCCGCATGCGTCGAGAGGTGGTGATGGTTTTTAGTCAGCCCGGCGAACAAACGGCGACCCGTCGCGTTATGCAAAAGCCATTGAAGCGCCACTCGCACAGCGCCTAGTACGAGAAAGTCGTTCCACAAGCCGGGGTCGGGTCGCTTCGTGGGTACGTGTACGCGCTCAGCTACGTCTACCGTCGCCGTCATGCGATAGGCACCCTTCTCCATGCACGGTCAGATACCAGACACCCCGTCCGCCTCGTGCGGCTGCCGTCGCATTCGGCAATGAACAGCGACCCTTCGATGCGTGATCCGCGCGTGGGAGTGTTACGCCCGTGATCCTTCGCGTGCGCTCAGGACGGACTGTCGCTTTGGCCGCTCAGGATGACTCGGCTTCGGCGCCGTCTGGCTCATGTTGCCGCTGTCGCATAGCATGTCGCCGGTTCGAGGCGAATCTGAGCGCCGGCGCGTGGCGCGGGTGAGGTGCGCATGGCGGGAAGTTCTATCGTGGAGAAGGCGCGGGCCGAAGGGCGCACGCTGCTGACGGAGATCGAGGCGAAGCAGATGCTCGAAGAGGCGGGGGTGCCGGTGTCGCCGGCGCGGCTCGCCACGACGCGCGACGAGGCGATGGCCGTCGCGCGGGAGCTGGGCTTTCCGGTCGTGCTGAAGATCGTGTCGCCGCAGATCACGCACAAGAGCGACGTCGGCGGCGTGGCGCTCGGGCTGACGTCGGCGGCGGAGGCGGGCGAGGCGTTCGACCGCGTGGTGGCATCGACGAAGCAGCACGTGCCGGACGCGACGATCGAGGGCGTGGCGGTGCAGCGGATGGAGCGCCAGGGCACGGAAGTGATCGTCGGCGTGACGAGGGACCCGCAGTTCGGGCCGGTGCTGATGTTCGGGCTCGGCGGCGTGCTCGTCGAGGTGCTGAAAGACGTCGCGTTCCGCGTCATCCCGATCAACGAGCGCGACGCGCGGCAGGTGATCCACGAAATCAAGGGCTACCCGCTGCTCGAAGGCTATCGCGGCAGCGAAGCGGCGGACATCGGCAAGCTGCAGGAATTGTTGCTGCAGGTATCGTCGTTCGTCGAGGCGCATCCGGAGATCGCGGAGTTGGACCTGAATCCCGTGTTCGCGTACGCGGACGGGGCGATCGCGGTGGATGCGCGGATCGTGATTGACGAGACAACAGACAACTGACAACAGAGGGAACAGCAAACAGCAAACGGCAAACGGCAGACGGCAAAGGGTTGGAACGGCACCGCGAACGTGCGAACTGGTGAGGGCTGATGCATAACGTCATCCTGAGCGAAGCTACGTCCCTACGATCGGCGCGCAACGATAGACGACTGACAACAGAGGGAACAGCAAACAACAAACAGCAAACACCAAATGGTTAGAACGACACCGCGAACGTGCGAACTGGTGAGGGCTGATGCATAACGTCCCTACGATCGGCGGATCGCGGCGGTGGGCGTTACGCACCGAGAGATGCTTCGCTTCGCTCTGCATGACGGGGCATGGTGTGTGCAGCACGCCAACGACGTAGAACTGATAACTGAGCACTTATGACTCAATCCTTCGATCTCAAGCGCGCATTGAACCCGAAGACCGTCGTCGTTGTCGGGTCGAAGCGCGCTGACGGGTATATGTGGCTGCGCAACTACGCGCCGTTCGGCGAGAACGGCGGCGCCCTGTACTCGGTGCAGATCGACCCGAACGAGATCCCCGGCATCGAAGAGATGGGCGTGAAGAACTTCACGTCGCTGATGGACGTGCCGGGCGACGTCGACTACGTGATGCTCGCGGTGCCGCGGCCGGTGGCGCCGCGTGTCATGGCGGACTGCGCGAAGAAGGGCGTGGGGGCCGCTGCGCTGTTCACGTCGGGGTTCGCGGAGACCGGCGAAGAAGAGGGCATCAAGCTGCAAGCGCAACTGTTGCAGATCGCGCGCGAGGGCTACATCGCGCTGATCGGGCCGAACTGCATGGGCCTGTACAACCGCAAGCTGGGCATCCGGCAGAGCGGCGAGCAGGGCGCGGGCGAGGCGGGCGACGCCGGCTTCATCTCGCAGAGCGGGACGCACGCGATCAACTTCGGGCTCGTCGGCGAGGCGCACGGCGTGCGCGTCAGCACGTCGATCAGCATCGGCAACGCAATCGTGCTCGATGTGCCCGACTATCTCGACTACCTAGCCGACGACGTCGACACGAAAGTGATCGCGATGTACGTCGAGGGGTTCAAGGACGGCCCGCGCTTCGTGCAGTCGCTCAAGCGCGCGACGGCGAAGAAGCCTGTGGTCGTCTGGAAGGGCGGCGTGACCGACGCGGGCGCGCGCGCGACGATGTCGCACACGGGATCGCTGGCGGCGTCGAACGCCGTGTTCAGCGCGATCGTCAGGCAGGCGGGCGCGATCGCCGCCGACAGCCTCGAAGACACGATCGACGTCGTAAAGGCGCTGCTGTACACGAAGCCGGCGACGGGGCGGCGCATGGGGCTGATGGCGATGACGGGCGGCCAGTCAGTGGTGATCACCGACGCGTTCGTGAACGCGGGGCTCGAAGTGCCGCGGCTGTCCGACGCTTCGTACGAGCAGCTTGCGTCGTTCTTCAACATCATCGGCGGCAGCTACCAGAACCCGCTCGACATGGGCGGCACGATCGGTTTCGGCGGCGCGCCGGGAAACTTGCAGAAGCTGCTCGACATCCTCGACGCCGACCCGAACGTCGACGCGATGGCGATGGAGATGGCGTCTGGCTTCCTGGCGCGGATGTGGCGCGCGAACCCGGCGAGCCTCGACAGCATGCTCGACACGCTGACGGCGCATCGCGACCGCTCGTCGAAGCCGTTCCTGGTGATCTTGCAGCCGCAGCACGTCGAGGACATCGTGCGGGAGGCGCGGCTGCGCGTGCAGGAGCGCGGGCTGGCGGTGTTCGCGTCGTTCGAGCGCGCGGCACACGCGCTGCGGAGGGCTGTGGAGTACCGGCGGTTCGCGGCGGGGATGGATTAAGTCCCGGTAGTGGCTCGAAGTCTGTCAGTTGTGCGTTGATGCGCCGGCCGGTGGGGTGCGACGGTACACCCGCGCGAGTGCCAAACTCGAGGCCAACGGAAGCGCGATCGATAGAGCGCCGACGCTCGCGAACGCCACCCGGTGGGACGTCTGACAGAGAAGGGCGTCTGCACTAGCCCCTGAGCATTCGTGGCGCGATGTTTCCGGCGAAGTAAACCAGACTACGGATATAGCGAGCACGCCTATAAGAATGGGCCGCAACGCCCCGTGGATGAGCGTGACTATGAATCCCAGCGGTGGGTTCCACATGAGCCAGCCAGCGCCCGGTGCCAGTGCGAGGAGGCTAGCCCAGAGAATCCAATTGGGTGCGGACCCTGGGAGTAACACCCCGGTTAGGACAACGCCGGTTACAAGCGCCGGAAGCAATTCAAACGTGAGTGCGAAGCGAAGGAAGGGTCTGCCCTCGGGATTCAGGAGGCCCTGCGCACGAAGGGCAAGCAGGACCCCCGACAATACGGGTATCAGCACAAGGATGCCAGCCAGTGCGAAGTAACCCCAGGCATCATCCTGCATCGCGGACAGACACTCTGCCTGACCGGCAGCTGTATCGCCGTAATCGAGGCAGATTGGGTCGCCTTCGATGTCGGTTGCACGCGCGCCAAGGGCCAATTGTTGAGCGTAATACAGCAGAAGTGCCACCATCATGAACCGATAGACACCGTGAACAACGGTAAACGGCATGCCGTACCGCAACGGCCGAGACACGAGCCAACCGATTCCAGGAAGTATCGCAACGGCGGCGAAGGAGATGGCAACGGGTTCAGGGATATCACCCGGAAGCAGAGCCGTGAGAACCAATAAGAGGAGCGCAGCACCCGGGAGCACTTCGAGCGCTACGGACAGTGTCACCGGGACGGGCGTGGGAGCCCCGACCGCCGGGCGCCGTGCGGCCAAGCCGCAACCGAAACACGGGGCGCCGTTGTCGTCGATGGGGCGACCACACAGGTGGCAGTGGACGCCATCGACACTCGCGGCCGGAGTGTCGCATCGCTGCCGCCGTGTGTGGCGCATACTGCATCCAAGCTCGTGCCGGTACTCCATCCTGCAAAGCGTAGGCACCTAGAAGCCCGATGACAATACCAAGCTACCGGAGGTTTGGCGCCCTCGACCGTGGAGCGTAGGTTAGGGCCCCCTAGGCTCCACGGCGGGCGCTGGTGCCGGCGATTGCGAGAGAGACCCTTCGCTTC
The sequence above is a segment of the Dehalococcoidia bacterium genome. Coding sequences within it:
- a CDS encoding slipin family protein — translated: MLLIPPWGFIVWFYSVKIVSEYERGVIFRLGRLVGAKGPGLFVILPIVDRMVKVDLRTVTMDVPSQECITRDNVTVKVNAVIYFRVTDPEDSVVAVLDHFRATSQISQTTLRSVLGQSNLDDLLSEREQINAQLQQIIDEQTEPWGVKVSTVEVKDVELPQSMQRAMARQAEAERERRAKIIHAEGELQASERLAEAGRIMAAEPATMQLRFLQTLSEVAAEKNSTIVFPVPIDLLNLVINTSRANDGGGDGGRPRVRVGGGGGESRPESEPPSREGTVS
- a CDS encoding SRPBCC family protein, with the protein product MARLDVRTFIAAAPEVVWDVVTDLERQRDWMVDLRALEIVSEAKIGAGVVMHVTSELFGMPVVKDVMTITAWEPPHRMDVSHSGQFSGTGAFILERIDNGTIFTWIEEFAPPLGPLGEAGFALVVRPHMARVFRRSLANVKRIAEERAGGAGASSP
- a CDS encoding biotin--[acetyl-CoA-carboxylase] ligase, which codes for MTHPPFDVTRFHDLLRTEAFGRNLIFEPVVGSTMDLARAAAHHNAVEGTVAVADEQTAGRGRMGRSWVTPPAANLTFTLLLRPPAPVLRQVAMIAPLAVADAVEETDVRAAIKWPNDVQVSGRKIAGILIESEIDDGGASAVLAGIGLNVNFDPRAHEDIRDIATSLAVELGRTVEREPLLASMLLHFERLYNEAKAGASPRDAWRARLVTLGQQVQATMPGRIVEGLAEDVDEHGALIVRTSDNQLVMVEAGDVTLRR
- a CDS encoding Z1 domain-containing protein, giving the protein MTRVKKRGEQIDKIHAAVEEVIVNLPAATPGSLVVYGDPQSGKTEMMICLTARLLDKGHKTIVHLMNDSVDLLMQSLDRFKLAGLAPAPRNAADLANSPLVPGHSAVVFCKKNPKDLEKLIGQLKHCRPVVIIDDEADYATPNAKINKNEKTRINSLVGDLLGTDGRYIGVTATPARLNLNNTFDNKAETWVNFGPHDAYTGQDTFFPATTAAAYRLMLIKGIGTANDARRALARFLVTVAYLNILAMRKGDDEGNYSFLVHTSGKTDDHAADRKNVEAPMQALISGKGPAFHAFVKVIYDQATALYPMANPEKLTSYVLSNASRSSFVVLNSKRDRASAGDKPTLPTCPFTVIIGGNIVSRGVTFPNLLAMFFTRDVQARLQQDTYIQRARMFGARGEYLEHFELTIPERLYGDWHRCFVFHRLALQSIKNNKVSPVWIGDARISIAASSSIDRGTVDPNKGEMSFQIFVCPDLAKLDQIVGIDPTNLETLRRLAREVGEGLPPFLIEYLKAALKVAPGALAIHTSSSIEGYKAGADQRAISRTKGFFGNPQLEPAKFPNAIHHVKIFHNGKGKARLFYKNLGGVQFVQNLKG
- a CDS encoding acetate--CoA ligase family protein encodes the protein MAGSSIVEKARAEGRTLLTEIEAKQMLEEAGVPVSPARLATTRDEAMAVARELGFPVVLKIVSPQITHKSDVGGVALGLTSAAEAGEAFDRVVASTKQHVPDATIEGVAVQRMERQGTEVIVGVTRDPQFGPVLMFGLGGVLVEVLKDVAFRVIPINERDARQVIHEIKGYPLLEGYRGSEAADIGKLQELLLQVSSFVEAHPEIAELDLNPVFAYADGAIAVDARIVIDETTDN
- a CDS encoding CoA-binding protein; the encoded protein is MTQSFDLKRALNPKTVVVVGSKRADGYMWLRNYAPFGENGGALYSVQIDPNEIPGIEEMGVKNFTSLMDVPGDVDYVMLAVPRPVAPRVMADCAKKGVGAAALFTSGFAETGEEEGIKLQAQLLQIAREGYIALIGPNCMGLYNRKLGIRQSGEQGAGEAGDAGFISQSGTHAINFGLVGEAHGVRVSTSISIGNAIVLDVPDYLDYLADDVDTKVIAMYVEGFKDGPRFVQSLKRATAKKPVVVWKGGVTDAGARATMSHTGSLAASNAVFSAIVRQAGAIAADSLEDTIDVVKALLYTKPATGRRMGLMAMTGGQSVVITDAFVNAGLEVPRLSDASYEQLASFFNIIGGSYQNPLDMGGTIGFGGAPGNLQKLLDILDADPNVDAMAMEMASGFLARMWRANPASLDSMLDTLTAHRDRSSKPFLVILQPQHVEDIVREARLRVQERGLAVFASFERAAHALRRAVEYRRFAAGMD